A single genomic interval of Drosophila virilis strain 15010-1051.87 chromosome 2, Dvir_AGI_RSII-ME, whole genome shotgun sequence harbors:
- the REPTOR gene encoding protein CREBRF homolog, translating to MTENQLYPMSSEFFDSGSNSSSNPLKYELYALATPTLSIQTGSYIGGNSNNSNTNTNTNTNNSNNNNHNNSSAISSSSSGSSYTSNVMLSTTAISIPRSNNPNQSHHHSHHHHHPYQQLSGTPTLTPTPRQQQHHLHSLPSMAQQQQLQQQQQQQQQQQQQQQQQQQQQQQQQQQQQPLQLGELSDFGLDALDAASLSPTLLQDVSLGAASPLSSTLYSSGGNDTSGHNAGSNSRGGAGSSNYFTPDLSSCLSLNMSSEQSLLQDVVSGSASLYEMTPNSNAMWSDISSAIVHTKHEPFNLDDDYIFPNDKAEMQAAELADLNGGDFLDVMSTIEDLLPAQNVNFLLSPQSQTPDALVGPPLELLQQQQQQQQQLQTLLSQGQQTQQQQQQADTFELYHSTPQKPPSQLGSSFSPGSQASQSPLTPPPHASRSQYQLVKSRNMQELLKKGMAMSSPPDRHSLLSQTAALSPGGSSSGFGSAASGNSTTIATTNANQSPGQVVITEAPPGGVRKSVGYQTGAGAVESSQLSRLSSSAPTHLGLEHIWMRREPRQHLLSTGSLAEAESFSSLSTGSVLSPDGIDFSQDDEDDASSENSDNYDDFSSDNCGSGDEDETRTSTPNQLSSSKGKERFFWQYNVQAKGPKGKRLVFQSKLEDPHVLNEVTDPVFSPTCSVRGIKVYKHSGKARKGDGNDLTPNARKLHNIGKELDKLSRTINDMTPVSELPFNVRPKSRKEKNKLASRACRLKKKAQHEANKIKLYGLEIEHKRLINGIAELKQALALKHRTKSQGESTEEVDQQIQHIYATATSGIRIAGGSTDFVNKVLENMRGGMPNGGLEDLRKS from the exons ATGACTGAGAATCAGCTATACCCCATGTCATCGGAATTCTTTGACAGCGgctcaaacagcagcagcaatccaTTGAAATACGAACTATATgcgctggccacgcccacgctgAGCATACAAACGGGCAGCTATATCGgcggcaatagcaacaacagcaacactaacaccaacaccaacaccaacaacagcaacaacaacaaccacaacaattcgAGTGCCAtttcgagcagcagcagcggcagcagctacACATCGAATGTGATGCTGAGCACAACTGCAATTAGCATACCGCGCAGCAATAATCCCAATCAGAGCCATCATCATAGTCACCATCACCATCATCCGTATCAGCAGCTGAGCGGTACGCCGACCTTGACGCCAACGCcgcgccagcagcaacatcatttGCACAGTTTGCCCAGCAtggcgcaacagcaacagttgcagcagcagcaacaacagcaacagcagcaacagcagcaacagcaacagcagcagcaacagcaacaacagcaacagcagcaacagcaaccactGCAACTAGGCGAACTCTCCGACTTTGGACTGGATGCACTAGATGCTGCCTCATTGTCGCCGACGCTGCTGCAGGACGTTAGCCTGGGCGCTGCCTCGCCGCTCAGCTCCACGCTCtacagcagcggcggcaatgATACAAGCGGACACAATGCTGGCAGCAATAGCCGTGGCGgcgccggcagcagcaactattTTACGCCCGATCTGAGCTCCTGTCTCAGCCTGAACATGTCATCGGAGCAATCGCTGCTGCAGGATGTGGTCAGCGGCAGTGCATCGCTGTACGAGATGACGCCCAATTCGAATGCCATGTGGAGCGACATCAGCAGCGCCATTGTCCATACAAAACACGAGCCATTTAATCTAGATGATGATTATATCTTTCCCAACGACAAGGCCGAAATGCAGGCTGCCGAGCTGGCCGATTTGAATGGAGGTGACTTTTTGGATGTGATGAGCACCATTGAGGATTTGCTGCCCGCACAGAACGTTAACTTTCTGCTGTCGCCACAGTCGCAGACACCCGATGCGCTCGTGGGCCCACCTCTGGAGttattgcagcagcaacagcaacagcagcagcagctgcaaacgTTGCTGTCGCAGGGTCAACagacgcaacaacaacaacagcaagcggACACATTTGAACTGTACCATAGCACACCTCAGAAACCGCCATCTCAATTGGGCTCTAGTTTCTCGCCGGGCAGCCaggcgtcgcagtcgccgctGACGCCACCGCCGCATGCCAGCCGCTCTCAATATCAGCTGGTCAAGTCGCGCAATATGCAGGAGCTGCTAAAGAAGGGCATGGCCATGTCCTCGCCGCCTGACCGCCATTCACTGCTCAGTCAAACGGCTGCGCTCAGTCCGGGCGGCAGTAGCAGCGGTTTTGGCAGCGCcgccagcggcaacagcaccACAATTGCCACCACAAATGCCAATCAGAGTCCCGGTCAGGTGGTCATAACCGAGGCGCCGCCGGGCGGCGTACGCAAATCGGTTGGCTATCAGACGGGCGCCGGCGCCGTGGAGAGCTCACAACTGTCGCGTCTTTCGTCGTCGGCGCCAACGCATTTGGGGCTGGAGCACATCTGGATGCGACGGGAGCCGCGACAGCATTTACTATCAACCGGCTCGCTGGCCGAGGCCGAGAGCTTCTCCTCGCTTAGCACCGGAAGCGTTTTATCGCCCGATGGCATCGACTTCTCCCAGGATGACGAGGACGATGCATCCAGCGAGAATAGCGACAACTACGACGACTTCAGCAGCGACAATT GCGGCTCTGGGGATGAGGATGAGACACGCACATCGACACCGAATcagctcagcagcagcaagggcAAGGAGCGTTTCTTTTGGCAGTACAATGTACAGGCCAAGGGGCCGAAGGGCAAGCGGCTCGTCTTCCAGTCCAAGCTAGAAGATCCCCATGTGCTCAACGAAGTCACAGATCCCGTGTTCAGTCCCACCTGCTCCGTGCGCGGCATTAAAGTGTATAAG CACAGCGGCAAGGCTCGCAAGGGGGATGGCAACGATTTGACGCCAAATGCGCGCAAGCTGCATAATATTGGCAAGGAACTGGACAAGCTGAGTCGCACCATCAACGATATGACACCAGTGTCGGAGCTTCCCTTCAATGTGCGTCCCAAGTCGCGCAAGGAGAAGAACAAATTAGCCTCTCGCGCCTGCCGTCTGAAGAAGAAGGCCCAGCATGAGGCTAATAAGATCAAACTATATGGGTTGGAAATTGAGCACA AGCGTTTGATCAATGGCATTGCCGAGCTGAAACAGGCGCTGGCGCTGAAGCATCGCACAAAGAGTCAGGGCGAGTCGACCGAGGAGGTGGACCAGCAAATACAACACATTTATGCAACGGCTACAT CGGGCATACGCATTGCGGGCGGCTCTACAGACTTTGTGAATAAAGTCTTGGAAAATATGCGAGGCGGCATGCCCAACGGTGGGCTCGAGGATCTGCGTAAATCATAG